In the Ipomoea triloba cultivar NCNSP0323 chromosome 6, ASM357664v1 genome, one interval contains:
- the LOC116022770 gene encoding 3-oxoacyl-[acyl-carrier-protein] synthase II, chloroplastic-like translates to MVASSVASPLCTWLVAACMSAACEKDHRGKSPSIFQSPRWLRRKRTLAWSGNLGGGFVSSLYGSGIHGLMSSCFAFEPCQEYYNSRGLPFFGDNALSLFGFKLAPVNRRQRRMNKAAHSGKTMAVAVQPEKEALSKKKPITEKRRVVVTGIGVVSPVGHNVDEFYNNLLDGVSGISEIESFDCSDFPTRIAGEIKNFSADGWVSPKLSKRADKFMLYMLTAGKKALADGGITEDVIKELDKAKCGVLIGSALGGMKVFNDAIEALRVSYKKMNPFCVPFATTNMGSAMLAMDLGWMGPNYSISTACATSNFCILNAANHIIRGETDMMLCGGSDSAIIPIGLGGFVACRALSTRNSDPTRASRPWDMERDGFVMGEGSGVLLLEELEHAKKRGAKIYAEFLGGSFTCDAYHMTEPHPDGAGTVLCIEKALKQSGVKREDVNYINAHATSTPAGDLKEYQAIIRCFGQNSELKINSTKSMIGHLLGAAGAVEAIAAIMAIQTGWVHPNTNLEKPDEGLQDTGMLVGSKKERLDIKVALSNSFGFGGHNSSILFAPYKDV, encoded by the exons ATGGTGGCTTCTTCTGTCGCCTCTCCGCTCTGTACATGGCTCGTGGCGGCTTGCATGTCGGCGGCCTGCGAAAAGGACCACCGGGGGAAGTCGCCGTCGATCTTCCAGTCGCCGAGGTGGCTGCGGAGGAAGAGAACTCTGGCCTGGAGCGGAAACCTTGGTGGCGGCTTCGTCTCTTCTCTATATGGATCTGGTATTCACGGATTGATGAGCTCTTGCTTCGCTTTCGAGCCTTGTCAGGAGTACTATAATTCTAGAGGGCTGCCATTCTTTGGGGACAATGCCTTGTCCCTGTTCGGGTTCAAGCTGGCGCCCGTGAATCGCAGACAGAGACGGATGAACAAGGCTGCTCATTCTG GTAAAACAATGGCTGTGGCTGTGCAACCTGAAAAGGAAGCATTGTCAAAGAAGAAACCCATTACAGAGAAAAGGAGGGTGGTTGTGACTGGAATTGGTGTAGTGTCACCAGTAGGTCACAATGTAGATGAGTTCTACAATAATCTTCTTGACGGTGTTAGTGGCATCAGCGAGATTGAGTCTTTTGACTGTTCAGATTTTCCCACA AGAATTGCTGGGGAAATAAAAAACTTCTCGGCTGATGGGTGGGTCTCCCCTAAACTATCAAAGAGAGCAGATAAGTTcatgctttacatgcttactgCTGGCAAGAAGGCTTTGGCAGATGGTGGGATCACAGAAGATGTCATAAAAGAGTTGGATAAAGCCAAATGTGGGGTTTTAATTGGTTCTGCCCTTGGGGGTATGAAG GTTTTCAATGATGCAATAGAGGCTTTACGAGTGTCCTACAAGAAAATGAATCCTTTCTGTGTACCGTTTGCTACAACAAATATGGGATCTGCCATGCTCGCTATGGATTTG GGTTGGATGGGCCCAAACTATTCGATATCTACGGCCTGTGCAACAAGCAACTTCTGCATTCTAAATGCTGCAAATCATATTATAAGAGGTGAAACA GATATGATGCTCTGTGGTGGTTCAGATTCAGCAATTATTCCTATAG GTCTCGGAGGCTTTGTGGCATGCCGAGCTCTCTCTACAAGGAATAGTGATCCAACAAGGGCTTCCCGTCCTTGGGATATG GAGCGTGATGGATTTGTTATGGGAGAAGGATCGGGTGTATTACTCTTAGAAGAATTAGAACATGCAAAG AAAAGAGGGGCAAAAATATATGCGGAGTTTTTAGGCGGAAGCTTCACTTGCGATGCGTATCACATGACTGAGCCACATCCAGATG GAGCTGGAACTGTTCTATGCATTGAGAAGGCCTTGAAACAATCCGGGGTGAAAAGAGAAGATGTGAATTATATAAACGCCCATGCCACTTCAACCCCAGCTGGTGATCTGAAAGAATACCAGGCTATAATCCGTTGTTTTGGACAGAATAGTGAG CTTAAAATTAACTCGACAAAATCCATGATTGGTCATCTCCTCGGGGCTGCTGGTGCAGTTGAAGCCATTGCAGCAATCATG GCTATACAGACTGGATGGGTCCATCCAAATACCAATCTAGAGAAGCCTGATGAAGGATTG CAGGACACAGGGATGCTGGTTGGGTCTAAGAAGGAAAGGTTGGACATAAAAGTGGCACTTTCTAACTCATTTGGCTTTGGTGGACACAACTCTTCTATTCTGTTTGCACCATACAAGGATGTCTAG
- the LOC116021915 gene encoding uncharacterized protein LOC116021915: protein MSDLGSWPRTNRGRSRGVGGRYTPSPRGQSSRPSFQPNGSPPVAYSWRPRGSTTSGHNVEPCSSEGEGSGETIADGISKKFASLSPLDNPYRHRGEFTPSGRNDEPCSSEREGSAETLANGIKKFASSSPVDNPYRHRGRFSHSGHNVERCSSERECSGDTLANGISKKFASLSPLDNPYRNDDSPQSTFSCVGNPMQVEHNSSIKQPFSSSASGFKQKDSPSSCQSVKGCSPVDRTFLKNESIHAVNSDFGKRLSEEINQSEQSSKEEANNGDKSKNLDVGFDICQERAGNLIKLKTPLHVKNKEKRNEIKRSMEVQNIKILCDGMVLLKSFISLLDQVRIVNTCRKLGIGPGGFYQPGYNDGAKLHLKMMCLGKNWDPETSQYGDKRPYDGAKPPVIPDELHHLVQKAIQHSQSYLEKHSKCRNMDDVLPSMSPNVCIVNFYTTSGKLGLHQDKDESPESIKRRLPVVSFSIGDAAEFLYSNERDPEKADKVILESGDVLIFGGKSRLIYHGVSSIKQNTASPSLLEETNLKPGRLNLTFRQY, encoded by the exons ATGTCCGACTTGGGTTCATGGCCCAGGACGAATCGCGGCCGGAGCCGAGGCGTCGGAGGCCGCTATACTCCTAGTCCCCGAGGGCAATCTTCACGTCCGTCTTTTCAACCTAACGGTTCACCTCCG GTTGCATATAGTTGGCGGCCTAGAGGATCCACCACCTCAGGGCACAATGTTGAGCCTTGTTCAAGTGAAGGGGAAGGTTCAGGGGAAACGATAGCTGATGGCATCTCAAAGAAATTTGCTAGTTTGTCCCCATTAGACAATCCATACAGGCATAGAGGAGAATTCACCCCCTCAGGGCGTAATGATGAACCTTGTTCTAGTGAAAGGGAAGGCTCAGCGGAAACATTAGCTAATGGTATCAAGAAATTTGCTAGTTCGTCCCCAGTAGACAATCCATACAGGCATAGAGGAAGATTCAGCCACTCAGGGCATAATGTTGAACGTTGTTCAAGTGAAAGGGAATGTTCAGGGGATACATTAGCCAATGGCATCTCAAAGAAATTTGCTAGTTTGTCCCCATTAGACAATCCATACAGGAATGATGATAGTCCCCAAAGTACATTTTCTTGTGTAGGAAATCCTATGCAGGTGGAACATAATAGTAGCATAAAACAGCCATTTTCCTCGTCTGCTTCTGGATTTAAACAGAAGGATTCACCTTCGTCATGCCAATCTGTTAAAGGTTGCTCACCGGTTGATAGAACCTTCTTGAAAAATGAGAGTATTCATGCTGTTAACTCTGATTTTGGAAAGAGGCTTTCTGAGGAGATAAACCAATCTGAGCAAAGTTCTAAAGAGGAAGCAAATAATGGTGACAAATCTAAGAACCTTGATGTTGGTTTTGACATCTGCCAGGAGAGAGCTGGAAACCTTATCAAGCTAAAAACACCTCTGCATGTgaagaacaaagaaaaaagaaatgaaattaagcGCAGCATGGAGGTTCAAAACATTAAAATCTTATGTGACGGTATGGTTCTTCTGAAGAGTTTCATCTCCTTGTTGGATCAA GTAAGAATAGTGAACACTTGCCGGAAGCTGGGCATTGGTCCTGGAGGATTCTACCAGCCTGGCTACAATGATGGAGCAAAGCTGCACTTAAAGATGATGTGCCTTGGTAAAAATTGGGATCCTGAAACCAGTCAGTACGGTGACAAAAGGCCTTACGATGGTGCAAAGCCTCCAGTGATACCGGATGAATTACATCATTTGGTTCAAAAGGCAATACAACATTCTCAATCATATTTGGAAAAACATTCTAAATGTAGAAATATGGATGATGTTCTTCCATCAATGTCACCAAATGTCTGCATTGTGAATTTCTACACAACTAGTGGCAAGCTAGGTCTGCATCAG GATAAAGATGAGAGTCCAGAAAGTATCAAAAGAAGGCTTCCTGTGGTCTCATTTTCCATTGGTGATGCTGCAGAATTTTTGTATAGTAATGAGAGGGACCCAGAAAAGGCTGACAAAGTCATACTGGAATCAGGGGATGTGCTAATATTTGGTGGAAAATCAAGGCTTATATATCATGGCGTGAGCTCCATTAAACAAAATACTGCATCCCCTTCCCTGTTGGAGGAGACAAATCTTAAACCAGGTCGTCTGAATCTTACTTTCAGGCAGTACTGA